Proteins encoded together in one Bactrocera neohumeralis isolate Rockhampton chromosome 4, APGP_CSIRO_Bneo_wtdbg2-racon-allhic-juicebox.fasta_v2, whole genome shotgun sequence window:
- the LOC126754954 gene encoding integrin alpha-PS3-like: STAFEIQNNGPSPLSSFHLIVDFPIGFSGGQYISNYSAQAYFKDHEYSSLEFNKSAPASPPILNTTEILYLNHLPENHTTFVSCQSTENSEMSCALSDLLLTNALFPGENITLLLNYEMNWKKAEKLLPSNSQYLAHVAMVNFRTDIPLNGNLSIKKHFKGAIFVKIAKRNLFWIYLGAIIGGILLLIGMILLLRKLGFFKRLTKEEMEKNLIEKREKARMKEDLDVCVAEIEDDLTSS, encoded by the exons TCAACGGCTTTTGAG ATACAAAATAACGGTCCCAGTCCGCTTAGTTCCTTTCACttaattgttgattttcctATTGGATTCAGCGGCGGCCAATATATCAGCAACTACTCAGCGCAAGCTTATTTCAAGGACCATGAGTATTCTAGTTTAGAATTCAACAAATCTGCACCAGCGTCGCCACCAATATTGAACACTACCGAGATATTATACTTGAATCATTTACCCGAAAATCACACGACTTTTGTCAGTTGCCAATCGACCGAAAACTCCGAAATGTCGTGCGCCTTGAGTGATTTACTGCTGACGAATGCCTTGTTCCCTGGCGAGAATATCACATTGTTATTGAACTATGAAATGAACTGGAAAAAGGCTGAGAAACTGCTGCCAAGCAATAGTCAATATTTGGCCCATGTTGCAATGGTGAATTTTAGGACAGATATACCCCTAAATGG tAACTTAAGTATTAAAAAGCATTTCAAAGGCGCCATATTTGTGAAGATCGCTAAACGTAATCTATTCTGGATATATTTGGGCGCCATAATTGGTGGTATACTTTTGCTTATTGGAATGATATTGCTGCTAAGAAAG CTGGGCTTCTTCAAACGATTGACAAAGGAGGAAATGGAGAAGAATTTGATTGAAAAGCGTGAAAAGGCGCGCATGAAGGAGGATCTCGATGTGTGTGTGGCCGAAATAGAGGatgatttaaccagttcttag
- the LOC126754957 gene encoding uncharacterized protein LOC126754957 translates to MPSDDHKIVIRADRRPIGEHERRFNAPINNEVVVVIVGDEFQSRDIVLRRRNNQLQRLCETHRSYDALQYPILFCRGEDGYSINLKMVDPANPQREVNKNVSAMNYYAHRIMIRQNQENHILKCRRLFHQYVVDMYAKIETERLNFIRFNQRKLRSEEYIHLHNDGNVDNVGQVVILPASTGSPRHMHEYAQDAICYVRLYGQPDLFITFTCNPQWDEIKQYLYEGQSSTDRHDITARVFRQKLKSLMDFIIKN, encoded by the exons ATGCCGTCTGATGATCATAAAATCGTGATTCGTGCTGATAGAAGACCAATCGGAGAACACGAACGAAGATTTAATGCACCTATAAATAATGAAGTTGTTGTGGTGATTGTCGGCGATGAGTTTCAATCACGTGACATTGTATTGCGTAGAAGAAATAATCAATTACAACGTTTATGTGAAACACATCGCTCTTACGATGCCCTACAGTACCCAATTTTGTTTTGTCGGGGTGAAGATGGATactctattaatttaaaaatggtagATCCCGCAAACCCAC aacgtgaagtcaataaaaatgtcagCGCTATGAACTATTATGCACATAGGATTATGATACGACAAAATCaggaaaatcatattttgaaatgtcgGAGACTCTTTCATCAATATGTCGTAGACATGTATGCAAAGATAGAAACAGAGCGTTTGAACTTTATTCGATTCAATCAACGGAAGTTGCGATCAGAAGAGTATATACATCTACATAATGATGGAAATGTTGACAATGTTGGACAAGTTGTTATTTTACCAGCAAGCACAGGCAGTCCAAGgcatatgcatgaatatgcaCAAGATGCCATTTGCTATGTTCGTTTGTATGGTCAACCAGATTtgtttattacatttacatgtaatccACAATGGGACGAAATCaagcaatatttatatgaaGGGCAATCTTCTACAGACCGTCACGACATAACTGCACGAGTATTTAGACAGAAGCTGAAGTCATTGATGgactttattattaaaaattag